One Sebastes umbrosus isolate fSebUmb1 chromosome 6, fSebUmb1.pri, whole genome shotgun sequence DNA window includes the following coding sequences:
- the abtb1 gene encoding ankyrin repeat and BTB/POZ domain-containing protein 1: MDVYDLFSSCRKGDICRVRYLVEQRDVDLKVRDKWNSTPLYYACLCGHEKLVQYLLDNGAKCEANTFDGERCMYGSLNDSVRRLLKDYKCISVRAMQRVDFNYFLHMLLEQGQHSDVKFQVHGQIFTAHRCILSARSEYFTDMFETKWKGKNLITLKHPLINPAAFGAILQYSYTGRMDIDISLVEDCRRLAKQCKMEGLIEQLENKCKQLYEFVSNKPGICVKVLSLEPHGCQLQEEMAQLADCALPIALRVGFGELPFNRVDHFPTYPDICFRVNGFDFLCHKAFFCGRSDYFKALLEDHFSEGEQLQSQPSTPVITLHNISEEIFIHVMYYIYTDGTELITDVVFDVLCMADMYLLPGLKSLCGKTLAKTICEDNVLYMWKMAKLFRLSRLEDHCTEFMAKIIERLVEQPEFAEIIKEDAESVEDRQETDSVPLVDEIRYHIACNVQTYSAIEEANQKLDALEELLTNINIYC, from the exons ATGGATGTGTACGACTTGTTTAGCAGCTGCAGAAAGGGCGACATTTGTAGAGTCAG ATACCTTGTTGAACAAAGAGACGTGGACCTCAAAGTAAGAGATAAATGGAACAGCACCCCTTT GTATTATGCTTGCCTCTGTGGTCATGAGAAGCTGGTCCAGTACCTGTTGGACAATG GTGCCAAGTGTGAAGCCAACACGTTTGACGGCGAGAGGTGTATGTACGGCAGTCTGAACGATTCTGTTCGACGCCTGCTCAAAGATTATAAGTGCATCAGTGTCCGTGCCATGCAGCGGGTTGATTTTAACTACTTTCTGCACAT GTTACTGGAGCAGGGTCAACACAGCGACGTCAAGTTCCAGGTCCATGGACAAATATTTACGGCCCACCGATGCATTCTCAGTGCACGCTCAGAGTACTTCACTGATATGTTTGAGACCAAATGGAAAGGGAAGAACTTGATCACCCTCAAACACCCTTTG ATCAACCCTGCAGCCTTTGGAGCCATCCTGCAATATTCCTATACAG GACGAATGGATATTGATATAAGCCTTGTGGAGGACTGCAGGCGACTTGCTAAACAGTGCAAAATGGAAGGTCTAATAGAGCAGCTGGAGAATAAATGCAAACAGCTATATGAATTTG TGTCCAACAAGCCAGGAATCTGTGTGAAGGTTCTCAGCCTGGAGCCTCACGGATGTCAACTTCAGGAGGAGATGGCTCAGTTAGCAGACTGTGCACTTCCCATTGCACTAAGA GTTGGATTTGGTGAACTTCCCTTTAACAGAGTTGACCACTTCCCTACTTATCCTGACATCTGCTTCAGAGTCAACGGGTTCGACTTCTTGTGCCATAAG GCGTTTTTCTGCGGACGTAGTGATTATTTTAAAGCCTTGCTGGAGGACCACTTCAGTGAGGGAGAGCAGCTGCAGTCCCAGCCCAGCACCCCAGTGATTACTTTACACAATATTTCCGAAGAAATATTCATCCACGTCATGTATTACATCTACACTGATGGCACAGAG ctAATAACGGATGTCGTGTTTGACGTGCTGTGCATGGCCGACATGTATCTTCTGCCGGGGCTGAAGAGTCTTTGCGGGAAGACGCTCGCTAAGACTATATGTGAGGACAACGTTCTGTACATGTGGAAGATGGCAAAGCTTTTCCGTCTCTCTCGGCTGGAGGATCACTGCACGGAGTTCATGGCCAAGATCATTGAGCGG CTGGTGGAGCAGCCAGAGTTTGCAGAGATCATCAAAGAGGACGCTGAGTCTGTGGAAGATCGACAAGAGACAGACTCCGTCCCCCTGGTGGACGAAATCCGCTACCACATCGCCTGCAACGTGCAGACGTACAGCGCAATAGAGGAGGCCAATCAGAAACTGGACGCCTTGGAGGAGCTGCTCACCAACATCAATATTTACTGCTGA